TTTCACGGTCCCAGTCGTATGAGAAGCCGAGAGATTTGATCTGGCGGCGGAACGTGTTGATGTTATGCTCGGTGAATTCGGCCGGATCATTTCCGGTATCAAGGGCATACTGTTCAGCCGGCAGTCCGAACGCGTCCCAGCCCATCGGATGCAGCACATTATATCCCTGCATCCGCTTCATCCTGGATAAAATATCAGTTGCCGTATAGCCTTCAGGGTGCCCTACATGAAGTCCGGCACCTGATGGATACGGGAACATATCAAGGGCATAAAATTTTTCCTTATCCTGCTGTTCCACCGTCTTGAAAGTTTTATTTTTTTCCCAATACTGCTGCCATTTCTTTTCAATCGCTTTGTGGTCAAATGACATGAAATTTCCTCCTTCATCGTGTTTGGCTCCAATAATACGGCTAAAAAAAGCCTCCCATCCCTGATAAAGGGACGAGAGGCATCATATCCTTCCCGCGGTACCACCCGGTTTAGTGCATAGAGCACCCGCTTATCAATCCTTAACGCGGACGGACGGCAGATCTTACTTTATCTGTTTCAGACCTGCAACTTTGAAGGCGAGTTCATGGAGAAATCAGGGTTGGCTTGCACCGGCCGCCAACTCTCTGGACCCTATTCTGCCACTACTAATCCTTCTCATCGTTATTAAGCCGTTTCCATAATATCTTAATTCTAAATATAGGCCTTCCCGACTGTCAAGTCAAGAAATGCGGAGACCACCGGCCCGGTGTACACATAGCAGGTCGTCTAAAGGAATTCCCTCCTTTATCATCAATCAAAATGCGTTCTGGCCAAAGCGCCTCATACTCCTGAAACGACAGGCTCGGGCTTGGCGGCTTCAATCTCTTTCAGCTTTCTGTCATATACAATCGTTGCAGCCATAGCAGCTGCATAGAAACCGATCAGGAGGGTAAAGAGAATCTGCATGCCAAACATATCGGCAACCAGGCCTCCAAGTACAGGTCCCAGCATCCGGCCCCCTGTCGCCGTGCTGTTGACAATCCCCTGGTAAAAGCCCTGCCTGCCTTTTGGCGCCAGTTCATTAGCTGCGGTCGGCACCGCCGGCCAGACAAACATCTCTCCGATTGTAAGTATGACCATTGCAGCCGCAAATCCGGTGAATTCAACTGCCTGCCCTGCTACTGCAAAGGCAGCAATAAAAATGGCAAGCCCTGTCAAAATCTGGGCTTTGATTGTTTTAACTCGACGGTCTACAGCAAATTTGAGGAGCGGCTGGCCAAGAACAATAAGCGCGCCGTTGATCGTCCACAGCAAGCTGTATTGCTTTAACGAAATATTAAGCTCCTGTGTATATGCAGCAATAGTCGATTGCCACTGCACATAACCCATCCACGCCAGCAAATATCCGAAACTGAGGAGGATTAAAGCCTGGAGACGTTTTTTGCTCTTTACGGAAGAAGCATGGTTCAGGATACTTGTCGGGCTTGCCCCGTGATCAACCTGCCCGTCCTGAATCCCTTTGAATCCAAAAACAGCGAGCGCTAAAAACGCAAGGTACATGACGGTGTTTGCGATAAATACGTATTCAAATTTATACGACGCAACCAGTCCGCCTCCGGCGGCACCAATTGCCACCCCGAGATTCTGGGCGACATAAACGGCATTAAATGCTTTACGGCCGCCTGCAGGCCATACGCTTCCTGCCATCGCATACATGGCTGGAAAAATCATTCCGGCTCCGAAGCCGAGCACTGCCATCAAGATCGCATAGGCATAAAAATTCTGGTGGAAGAAAATCATAGACGTTATTGCTGTTGCAGTAAGCAAGATCCCGCTTATAATCGTCCGGTATCCGCCAATTTTATCAAACAGGGTTCCGCCGAAAAGATTGCCGATAATTCCTGCACCTGCATTAAACATAAGCACAAGCCCTGCAACTGCCAACGATTTCCCTAAATGTTCATGTATATAAATAGTATTGAGCGGCCATAGGAACGAAGCCCCCGTTACGTTGATTACCATGCCGGCAACAAGCAGCCACAGTGCTTTTGGCATGTCCACCCTCCTCTTGCATAATAATCCTTCGCATACCAAAATAATTTTAGTCATTTCCTTCAAAAGATGCAATAAAAAAATCCCATTCTTACTGTACAATTTTTTAAGAGAAAAAACCGAGAGAGACAGCCTCAAAAAGCTGTCCCTCTCCGTTCTGTTTTCGCAAAGTAAATTGAAAAAAATTAAAACTCGTTCAGAATCATATGCTGCTGCAATTGCCGGACTTGCAGCTGAATTCTGTACACCTGCTCCTTTTGCTGCTGATTTCCGCTTTGCATTAATGTATCAAGATCGTATGCAAGCTTTTCAAGCTCAAGCTGTGCCTGTGAATACCCTTCTTCGTTATAATGCTCCTGTTTTTTCGATTCATTTAATTGCTTTTCCGCAAACGTCAAGACCTCTTCGGCCCGATGGATGTGGTCATCGACTGAGGCGCGTGTCGCCATTTGTAACCCTCCTTCTTTTTGCGGTTAGTTTGCTCAAAACCTTTTTTGCTTATTTATGCCGGCAGAAGCTGCATGTCTTTTCCATTTGGAGAAAAAGGCGGAACATGCTAAAATGCCTTAGTATAACTTTTTACACCTCGCTTAAGGCCAGGTGTGTTCAGAAAGGGTGAAAATGGATGAAAAGCATCAATCCGTTTCCTTATTCTAATGACCAAAAAAGATACCATACATGGAACTACCATTTGCGCAAGCAGTTTGGACATAAAGTGTTTAAAGTATCCCTTGACGGAGGATTTGATTGCCCAAACAGGGACGGCACCGTCGCACACGGCGGCTGCACATTTTGCAGCGCAGCCGGCTCCGGTGATTTTGCAGGAAACCGGAAAGAAGATCTCATCACACAGTTCAATACGATCAAGGACCAGATGCATGAAAAATGGAAGGACGGCAAGTACATGGGCTACTTCCAGGCATTCACGAATACCCATGCACCTGTTGAAGAGCTGCGCGAAAAATTCGAACCCATTCTTGAACAGGAAGGGGTTGTCGGCCTATCCATCGCCACACGGCCGGATTGCCTTCCGGATGACGTCGTGGAATATCTTGCCGAGTTGAATGAACGGACTTACTTATGGATCGAGCTCGGCCTGCAGACTGTCCATCAGGAAACAGCAGATTTGATCAACCGTGCCCATGATTTCAAAACATATGTTGAGGGCGTCGAAAAACTGCGGAAACACGGCATCAGGGTGTGTTCCCATATCATCAACGGTCTGCCGGGGGAAACACCCGGGATGATGATGGAATCCGCACGTGCAGTAGCAAAGCTTGACGTACAGGGAATCAAGATCCACCTCCTCCATTTGCTGAAAGGCACACCGATGGTCAAGCAATATGAAAAAGGGCTTCTTAAATTCCTGTCTTTCGAAGAATATATCAACCTTGTTGTCGATCAGCTTGAAATCATGCCGCCGGAAATGATTGTCCACCGTATTACAGGGGACGGACCACCCGATTTAATGATCGGCCCAATGTGGAGCTTAAAAAAGTGGGAAGTCCTGAATGCCATTGATTCCGAACTCGAACGCAGAAACAGCTGGCAGGGAAAGAAATACGAACTTGCCGGGGCTAAAGCGGAGGCATGATATGCTTGAGCGAGTGATTCCGTTTGCCCACAGCTTGTTAAAAGAAGCATTGCACCCCGGCGATACAGCAATTGATGCGACTGCCGGGAACGGTCATGATACCGTTCTGCTAGCCGAACTGGCCGGTCCGGACGGCACTGTCTTTTCGTTCGACATCCAGGAAGAGGCGCTGGCCAAAACACTGGAGCGTCTAAAAGCCCGGCACCTTGACAGCCGTGTCCGTCTCTGCCTTGACAGCCATAGCAATTTGAAACAGCATATCCCAAGCGAAAAGCTGAATGAAATCCAGGCTGCCATATTTAATCTTGGATACTTGCCCGGGGGTGACAAGTCAATTGTGACAAAGGCGGAATCTACGATTTCCTCCCTTTCCCAGCTTCTCGATTGCATGAAAGCCGGCGGGATCATCATACTTGTCGTTTATCCAGGACATCCTGAAGGGAAAACCGAACGCGACGAACTCTTATCCTATGTAAAAAAACTAGACCAGCAATCCGTCAGCGTTCTTCAATATGGATTCATCAACCAAAAAAACAGCCCTCCTTTTGTGCTTGCGCTCGAGAAAAGGGCCTGATCGAAGCTGTCCGCAAAGGGCAGCCTGTTTTTTTGCAGAAAATATTTTTCAAGGCAGCCCACATTCCGCTCCAAATGTAAGCGTTAACATTTTTGTCACATTTTTATTT
This is a stretch of genomic DNA from Bacillus marinisedimentorum. It encodes these proteins:
- a CDS encoding MDR family MFS transporter — protein: MPKALWLLVAGMVINVTGASFLWPLNTIYIHEHLGKSLAVAGLVLMFNAGAGIIGNLFGGTLFDKIGGYRTIISGILLTATAITSMIFFHQNFYAYAILMAVLGFGAGMIFPAMYAMAGSVWPAGGRKAFNAVYVAQNLGVAIGAAGGGLVASYKFEYVFIANTVMYLAFLALAVFGFKGIQDGQVDHGASPTSILNHASSVKSKKRLQALILLSFGYLLAWMGYVQWQSTIAAYTQELNISLKQYSLLWTINGALIVLGQPLLKFAVDRRVKTIKAQILTGLAIFIAAFAVAGQAVEFTGFAAAMVILTIGEMFVWPAVPTAANELAPKGRQGFYQGIVNSTATGGRMLGPVLGGLVADMFGMQILFTLLIGFYAAAMAATIVYDRKLKEIEAAKPEPVVSGV
- a CDS encoding DUF2524 family protein gives rise to the protein MATRASVDDHIHRAEEVLTFAEKQLNESKKQEHYNEEGYSQAQLELEKLAYDLDTLMQSGNQQQKEQVYRIQLQVRQLQQHMILNEF
- a CDS encoding TIGR01212 family radical SAM protein (This family includes YhcC from E. coli K-12, an uncharacterized radical SAM protein.) — its product is MKSINPFPYSNDQKRYHTWNYHLRKQFGHKVFKVSLDGGFDCPNRDGTVAHGGCTFCSAAGSGDFAGNRKEDLITQFNTIKDQMHEKWKDGKYMGYFQAFTNTHAPVEELREKFEPILEQEGVVGLSIATRPDCLPDDVVEYLAELNERTYLWIELGLQTVHQETADLINRAHDFKTYVEGVEKLRKHGIRVCSHIINGLPGETPGMMMESARAVAKLDVQGIKIHLLHLLKGTPMVKQYEKGLLKFLSFEEYINLVVDQLEIMPPEMIVHRITGDGPPDLMIGPMWSLKKWEVLNAIDSELERRNSWQGKKYELAGAKAEA
- a CDS encoding class I SAM-dependent methyltransferase, encoding MLERVIPFAHSLLKEALHPGDTAIDATAGNGHDTVLLAELAGPDGTVFSFDIQEEALAKTLERLKARHLDSRVRLCLDSHSNLKQHIPSEKLNEIQAAIFNLGYLPGGDKSIVTKAESTISSLSQLLDCMKAGGIIILVVYPGHPEGKTERDELLSYVKKLDQQSVSVLQYGFINQKNSPPFVLALEKRA